The following coding sequences lie in one Paroedura picta isolate Pp20150507F chromosome 10, Ppicta_v3.0, whole genome shotgun sequence genomic window:
- the CDKN2AIP gene encoding CDKN2A-interacting protein, which translates to MSLGCSSPQRLGKGTWTASRAGAAGLLRDFGNTAKILVPSRSLWPRTGALKMERGNQVPTTPRPRMRRREDAQETRAALPLSRKRQPEPEVKCGGGPFLSRSSPWVASWAAVFGARVMAGGEAAPAAGPGSTADGGAGKAREEAGDARLGWVEALRGDCEPEHHWRYRREFLLRNAEALARPPGEEDGGDQAEVRRLVSFSMVWANHVFLGCRYPQQVMEKVLDMAAGITVTNAPTHTLRDELVAKVKRGISSSNEGLEEPCKKRAVGTDKASEDSRSDAKPTKAEVPMETGTESMKNVEKESAKDPEKPLSSTVAQKAVSTAVPAMAQKAASTVPPAVAQKVVSVAAPAMAQKAESAAAVAQKAAPAPAVAQKAAPAPAVAQKAAPAPAVAQKAAPAPAVTQKMVSAAAPTVVQKAASVTPSAGIKVESRLPNYESTAVTRHKSLLASSVSGSESKINYCLTKSSESKSENVLPSEKKDSLESATVLASKSSLQVTAVPAKMPLKLLTSEDAKERQPFFNRLYKAVAWKLVAVGGFSPTVNHVELLNSSIQSVKATLDVDFVPLKELTDLPQNKSSQESVVCELRCKSVYLGTGCGKSKENAKAVASREALKLFLKKKVIVKLCKRKYKGKEVEDLVLLDEESKPLNLPPALKNPQEIL; encoded by the exons ATGTCACTGGGCTGTAGTTCCCCGCAGCGCCTAGGGAAAGGAACGTGGACCGCCTCTAGGGCTGGTGCCGCCGGACTTTTGCGCGATTTCGGCAACACGGCGAAAATCCTGGTCCCCTCGCGAAGCCTCTGGCCCCGCACAGGCGCACTCAAGATGGAACGCGGAAATCAAGTCCCGACGACGCCCCGCCCTCGAATGCGCCGACGCGAAGACGCACAGGAAACGCGGGCTGCGCTTCCCCTCAGCCGGAAGCGGCAGCCTGAGCCGGAAGTGAAGTGCGGAGGCGGGCCGTTTCTCAGCCGCTCATCTCCGTGGGTGGCGTCTTGGGCTGCGGTTTTCGGGGCGAGGGTCATGGCCGGCGGGGAGGCCGCCCCAGCGGCGGGGCCTGGCTCCACGGCTGACGGAGGCGCGGGGAAAGCGCGGGAGGAGGCCGGGGACGCGCGCCTGGGTTGGGTGGAGGCGCTGCGCGGGGACTGCGAGCCCGAGCACCACTGGAGGTACCGCCGCGAGTTCCTGCTCCGCAACGCCGAGGCCTTGGCGCGGCCGCCGGGCGAGGAAGACGGCGGGGACCAGGCGGAAGTGCGGCGCCTCGTCTCCTTCTCCATGGTGTGGGCCAACCATGTCTTCCTGGGATGCAG GTATCCTCAACAAGTGATGGAAAAAGTGCTGGACATGGCTGCAGGCATCACAGTCACCAATGCGCCAACCCACACTTTGAGAGACGAACTGGTTGCCAAGGTGAAACGAGGCATATCAAGTAGCAATG aAGGGCTAGAAGAGCCTTGCAAGAAGCGAGCTGTTGGCACAGACAAAGCTTCTGAAGATAGCAGAAGCGATGCAAAGCCTACCAAGGCAGAAGTGCCCATGGAAACAGGCACTGAATCTATGAAAAACGTAGAAAAGGAGAGCGCAAAAGATCCAGAGAAGCCACTGTCTTCCACTGTGGCTCAGAAGGCGGTGTCCACAGCAGTACCAGCCATGGCTCAGAAGGCAGCATCAACAGTGCCACCAGCCGTGGCTCAGAAGGTGGTGTCTGTGGCGGCACCAGCCATGGCTCAGAAGGCAGAGTCTGCGGCAGCTGTGGCTCAGAAGGCAGCGCCTGCACCAGCTGTGGCTCAGAAGGCAGCGCCTGCACCAGCTGTGGCTCAGAAGGCAGCACCTGCACCAGCTGTGGCTCAGAAGGCAGCGCCTGCACCAGCCGTGACTCAGAAGATGGTGTCTGCGGCGGCGCCAACCGTGGTACAGAAGGCAGCATCTGTGACACCTTCAGCTGGAATAAAAGTAGAATCCAGACTTCCTAATTATGAATCCACAGCAGTCACCAGGCACAAATCACTTCTGGCTTCTTCTGTATCTGGTTCTGAatcaaaaataaattattgtttaaccaaatcttcagaatccaaaTCTGAAAATGTGTTACCATCTGAAAAGAAAGACAGTTTGGAAAGTGCCACGGTGTTAGCTTCAAAAAGCAGTTTACAGGTGACTGCAGTTCCTGCCAAAATGCCACTGAAATTATTAACAAGTGAAGATGCAAAAGAGAGGCAGCCATTCTTCAATAGACTATACAAAGCTGTTGCTTGGAAGCTTGTTGCTGTCGGAGGCTTCAGTCCCACTGTCAATCATGTAGAGCTTCTAAACTCATCTATTCAGTCTGTAAAGGCAACATTAGATGTCGATTTTGTTCCACTGAAAGAACTCACCGATTTACCTCAGAATAAAAGCTCTCAGGAAAGTGTGGTTTGCGAACTGAGATGCAAATCTGTGTATTTGGGGACTGGTTGTGGGAAAAGTAAGGAAAATGCCAAAGCAGTAGCTTCAAGAGAAGCACTGAAACTGTTTCTCAAGAAGAAGGTTATTGTGAAATTATGTAAAAGAAAGTACAAAGGAAAGGAAGTTGAAGATTTGGTGCTTCTTGATGAAGAATCAAAACCATTAAATTTACCTCCAGCTTTAAAAAATCCTCAAGAGATATTATAA